Proteins encoded by one window of Bdellovibrionales bacterium:
- a CDS encoding IS21 family transposase, whose translation MKRKRNSILGRITVDRKIVEQFRAGQSASQISNQLSKGKGYVIKVRGLAVEYGFLEQISTEPKLFRSTDRKLPNYPEALFPIIDLRKSKPAEADALLDPHKNWILERLHLGWSPQTIFEEIPVSIPRASFYRYLERQHFQSDRLLRGSSPEIIHAPGECLQVDWAKALDVIDQDGRKRAIWAFIGILGHSRYTMVRVMDKCDFVTTVKAIQSMLFEVGGVPRKITSDNPKVFVNRASEHEPILNAGYERFASHTGFTIEALPPADPQKKGKVERTVQLVRRLFESFDLKEFSIEKAQSHIDLKMKIANCRKHGTHGEKPVEVFENQEQKTLRDLPQVPYEIETILNGFVRRDGYVRFLNKYYRVDLRLSGQSVTLIGNGEKLSIYCAGRLLEVYDVIKDKFQRQACKDHYKSSNETNLQNHAHYIKQAEAIGGNVARMIQIILSRGEGFVDTRVVWGILTLNKKYQNALIDKACASAIEISSISFRTVHSFLKMTPKVKMETENFNTTGGKFTRPMSEYRAHLRVVK comes from the coding sequence ATGAAGCGAAAAAGGAACTCGATTTTAGGGAGAATCACGGTGGATCGAAAAATTGTCGAACAGTTTCGAGCGGGCCAATCGGCTTCGCAAATTTCCAATCAACTCTCCAAAGGCAAAGGCTATGTGATCAAGGTCCGAGGCCTTGCGGTGGAGTACGGATTCTTAGAACAGATCAGTACAGAGCCAAAACTCTTTCGGTCGACTGATAGGAAATTGCCGAATTATCCCGAGGCCCTTTTTCCGATCATAGATCTCCGCAAGTCGAAACCAGCAGAAGCCGACGCTCTGCTCGATCCGCACAAGAATTGGATCTTGGAGCGACTCCATCTGGGTTGGTCACCACAGACAATCTTCGAAGAGATTCCGGTGTCGATTCCACGTGCAAGTTTTTACCGCTATCTTGAGAGGCAGCATTTTCAGTCCGACCGTCTGCTTCGGGGCTCATCACCTGAAATCATTCACGCCCCCGGGGAATGCTTGCAGGTGGACTGGGCGAAGGCTCTCGATGTGATAGATCAGGACGGTCGCAAACGTGCCATATGGGCCTTTATCGGGATTTTGGGTCACAGTCGGTACACGATGGTTCGAGTGATGGACAAGTGCGATTTTGTGACAACGGTGAAAGCGATCCAATCAATGCTCTTTGAGGTTGGTGGGGTTCCAAGGAAAATCACCTCTGACAATCCAAAGGTATTCGTGAATCGTGCCTCGGAGCATGAGCCGATTTTGAATGCCGGTTACGAGAGATTTGCATCGCATACCGGTTTTACGATAGAGGCCCTCCCTCCGGCGGATCCACAGAAGAAGGGCAAGGTTGAACGTACGGTGCAATTGGTTCGGCGGCTTTTTGAGTCCTTTGATTTGAAGGAATTTTCAATCGAGAAAGCCCAAAGCCATATTGATTTGAAAATGAAGATTGCCAACTGTCGCAAGCACGGCACTCATGGCGAGAAGCCTGTGGAGGTTTTTGAGAATCAGGAACAAAAGACATTGCGTGACTTGCCCCAGGTTCCTTATGAGATCGAGACCATTTTGAATGGATTTGTTCGCCGTGATGGATATGTGAGGTTTTTGAATAAATACTATCGAGTTGACTTGAGGTTGTCGGGCCAGAGTGTGACTTTGATTGGTAACGGAGAAAAGCTTTCGATTTACTGCGCTGGGAGGCTACTGGAAGTCTATGATGTAATCAAAGACAAGTTCCAGCGCCAGGCGTGCAAGGATCACTACAAATCCTCGAACGAAACGAATTTGCAGAATCACGCCCATTACATCAAGCAGGCAGAGGCTATCGGCGGCAATGTCGCTCGAATGATCCAGATCATTTTATCGAGGGGGGAAGGTTTTGTAGACACTCGGGTGGTCTGGGGAATCCTGACGTTGAACAAGAAATACCAGAATGCCTTGATCGACAAGGCCTGTGCGTCTGCAATTGAAATCAGTTCGATCAGTTTTCGCACGGTCCACTCGTTTTTGAAGATGACACCAAAAGTAAAAATGGAGACTGAAAATTTTAATACAACGGGCGGCAAGTTCACAAGGCCGATGAGTGAGTATAGGGCTCACTTACGGGTCGTGAAATGA
- a CDS encoding BrnT family toxin has protein sequence MYIAILSMVKISYFNWDQHNEKKCQKHGLSISMIEAFFLSDPLVTPDNKHSEAEDRYVAFGLYDGRYLVGVFTLRIIEGRFMIRVISARYAKKKEIEALNEKEKVKKAKVNKRVKSDPVERDFSDLIRNGDWKPFSHYFQFVPKDKTVTFRISDDLLRRLKDLAELKNTKYQRLIREALIQYLEKAS, from the coding sequence ATGTACATTGCTATACTTAGCATGGTGAAGATTAGCTATTTCAACTGGGATCAGCATAACGAAAAGAAGTGTCAGAAGCACGGCCTGTCGATATCCATGATCGAGGCATTTTTTCTGAGTGATCCGTTGGTTACACCTGATAATAAACACAGCGAGGCCGAAGATAGGTACGTAGCTTTTGGTCTTTATGATGGCAGGTATTTGGTAGGAGTGTTTACGCTTCGGATAATTGAAGGTCGATTTATGATTCGTGTAATTAGTGCCAGATACGCGAAAAAAAAGGAAATAGAGGCATTAAATGAAAAAGAAAAAGTAAAAAAGGCAAAGGTAAATAAAAGAGTGAAGAGTGACCCTGTTGAGAGGGATTTTTCAGATCTCATCAGAAATGGAGACTGGAAGCCGTTCTCTCATTATTTCCAATTTGTCCCTAAAGATAAGACGGTTACGTTTCGGATATCAGATGATCTTTTGAGGAGACTTAAGGATCTTGCAGAATTGAAGAACACAAAATATCAAAGGCTCATTCGCGAGGCCTTAATCCAATATCTTGAGAAAGCATCTTAG
- a CDS encoding ATP-binding protein, with protein MSIETIRQQLTMLRLPSAAENLESVLAARKIKSDFSWLTTLFEHELNTRKENAIERRIKKATFPERRTLEQFNWSFNKRINREKIEELSSCKFVEENEIALLLGSPGTGKTHCAIALGMKAAALGHSVFCSSVKRLSAKIRMARERNTLDKLFKQILTSKLWILDDWGVVTMPRDVSEEIFDLFDRRKYNSAMILTSNRDVEEWPQVFSDPILANAAIDRMFEQAKIVVFEGPSYRMKGRIILPDIDIEKTEV; from the coding sequence GTGAGCATAGAAACAATCCGTCAGCAACTGACGATGCTAAGGCTACCGTCGGCAGCTGAGAATTTAGAGTCGGTTTTGGCAGCCAGAAAAATCAAGTCCGATTTTTCCTGGCTGACGACATTGTTTGAGCATGAGCTGAATACGCGCAAGGAAAACGCGATTGAACGTAGGATTAAAAAGGCGACATTCCCAGAGAGGAGAACATTGGAGCAGTTCAATTGGAGTTTTAACAAGAGGATCAATCGCGAGAAGATCGAAGAGCTTTCGAGTTGCAAGTTCGTAGAGGAAAATGAAATTGCATTGTTGCTTGGAAGTCCAGGAACTGGCAAAACCCACTGCGCAATTGCATTAGGCATGAAAGCCGCAGCACTGGGCCACAGTGTGTTTTGTTCGAGCGTAAAAAGACTCAGTGCCAAGATCCGGATGGCCCGGGAGCGGAACACTTTGGATAAATTGTTCAAACAAATTTTGACGTCCAAACTTTGGATCCTTGACGACTGGGGCGTAGTGACGATGCCACGGGATGTGAGTGAAGAGATATTTGATCTCTTTGATCGACGCAAATACAACTCGGCGATGATCTTGACCAGCAACCGAGATGTCGAAGAATGGCCACAAGTCTTTAGTGATCCGATCCTAGCCAATGCGGCGATCGATCGGATGTTTGAGCAGGCTAAAATCGTGGTATTTGAGGGTCCAAGTTACCGCATGAAAGGACGAATAATTTTGCCAGATATTGACATCGAAAAAACTGAAGTATAG